A window from Actinomycetospora corticicola encodes these proteins:
- a CDS encoding PGPGW domain-containing protein: MAPRAARDAGVLFRRIAVTIVGVALVVVGVVLLVLPGPGLLLVLAGLIVLANEYPWAQRYVAPVRRQAITAAQFSVASRLRIAWTAAVGLALVIGGIVWMTVPSLPFAGVGTGSSLILSGVILLGLLGYSVHRWGGRAATPEPSRRRVV; the protein is encoded by the coding sequence ATGGCACCTCGAGCGGCGCGTGACGCCGGCGTCCTGTTCCGTCGGATCGCGGTGACGATCGTCGGCGTCGCCCTCGTCGTGGTCGGCGTCGTCCTGCTCGTCCTGCCCGGGCCCGGCCTGCTGCTCGTGCTCGCCGGACTGATCGTGCTCGCGAACGAGTACCCCTGGGCGCAGCGCTACGTCGCGCCGGTCCGGCGGCAGGCGATCACGGCCGCGCAGTTCAGTGTCGCGTCGCGGCTGCGCATCGCCTGGACCGCCGCCGTCGGCCTGGCGCTGGTCATCGGCGGGATCGTGTGGATGACCGTGCCGTCCCTGCCCTTCGCCGGGGTCGGCACCGGGTCGAGCCTGATCCTCTCCGGGGTCATCCTGCTCGGCCTGCTGGGCTACAGCGTCCACCGCTGGGGCGGCCGCGCCGCGACGCCGGAGCCTTCCCGACGACGGGTGGTGTGA
- a CDS encoding ATP-binding protein, giving the protein MIGSLGLADPERENAVLLAIIEAATSSGPDPEARAAAVAQVITDATATDVCFVHVLDDSERALTLLGATPPFDAEVGSVHLPLGRGVSGWVASHLEPVVIVEDKESDPRYIPIPSLRGRDYTSMVSVPMISAPWGLTGVLNVHTRHRHEFDDRDVRLLLAIGRLLAGSVHQARMHRRLALRERAQQRFTERIVAAQEAERRQLAHDIHDGISQRLVSLSFHLDAALTHLDRGDTDPARTDTETARSLVETTLGEARAAIGALHPPVIDDLGLTGALTALASDLPGVAHALHLDDVDLPDHVEIAFYRIAQEALQNVLKHADATRVTIRLDTDPAGVRLEVTDDGVGTAGSTPDPAGDDGGFGLASLRERAELIGGALTFTSGPGRGTTVVVTAPNPDHAGIGDGAELDA; this is encoded by the coding sequence GTGATCGGCAGTCTCGGGCTCGCCGACCCGGAGCGCGAGAACGCCGTCCTGCTCGCGATCATCGAGGCCGCCACCTCGTCGGGACCGGACCCGGAGGCACGTGCGGCCGCCGTCGCGCAGGTGATCACCGACGCCACCGCGACGGACGTCTGCTTCGTCCACGTCCTCGACGACTCCGAGCGCGCGCTGACCCTGCTCGGGGCGACCCCGCCGTTCGACGCCGAGGTCGGCTCGGTGCACCTGCCGTTGGGACGAGGGGTCAGCGGCTGGGTCGCCAGTCACCTCGAACCGGTCGTGATCGTCGAGGACAAGGAGTCCGACCCGCGCTACATCCCGATCCCGTCCCTCCGGGGTCGCGACTACACCTCGATGGTCTCGGTCCCGATGATCAGCGCACCGTGGGGCCTGACCGGCGTGCTCAACGTGCACACCCGCCACCGGCACGAGTTCGACGACCGCGACGTGCGGCTGCTGCTCGCCATCGGCCGGCTGCTCGCGGGGTCGGTCCACCAGGCGCGGATGCACCGCCGGCTCGCCCTCCGCGAACGGGCCCAGCAGCGGTTCACCGAACGGATCGTCGCCGCGCAGGAGGCCGAACGCCGCCAACTGGCGCACGACATCCACGACGGGATCTCCCAACGACTCGTCTCGCTCTCCTTCCACCTCGACGCAGCGCTCACCCACCTCGACCGCGGCGACACCGACCCGGCGCGGACGGACACCGAGACGGCGCGCAGCCTCGTCGAGACCACGCTGGGCGAGGCCCGCGCCGCCATCGGCGCCCTGCACCCCCCGGTGATCGACGACCTCGGCCTCACGGGCGCCCTCACGGCCCTGGCGTCCGACCTGCCCGGCGTCGCGCACGCCCTCCACCTCGACGACGTGGACCTCCCCGACCACGTCGAGATCGCCTTCTACCGGATCGCCCAGGAGGCACTGCAGAACGTCCTCAAGCACGCCGACGCCACGCGGGTCACCATCCGGCTCGACACCGACCCCGCCGGGGTGCGGCTCGAGGTGACCGACGACGGTGTCGGGACCGCCGGCTCCACGCCGGACCCGGCCGGGGACGACGGCGGGTTCGGGCTGGCCTCCCTGCGGGAGCGGGCCGAGCTCATCGGCGGGGCGCTGACCTTCACCTCCGGCCCGGGACGGGGCACGACGGTGGTGGTGACCGCCCCGAATCCCGACCACGCAGGTATCGGCGACGGGGCCGAGCTCGACGCCTGA
- a CDS encoding DUF5996 family protein — translation MTELFPELRYADWRPTRETVHRFLQIVGKVRLAASPRRNHWWNVPLHLTGRGLTTRPMSVDGVRAFAIDLDLLDHRLDLSTADGGRWSFPLAGRSVAAFHADLTAGLAALGLPVVIADPRPFDLPDAARPFAADTEHATYDPEAVTRYWRILGQVNLLLEEFAGRYSGKTSPVHHFWHTFDIALTRFSDRVVEHGADTDPVTREAYSREVVSFGFWFGDPVTPEPAFYSYTAPEPAGITDAPLVPPAARWQEQNGAHLAVLTYADARAAADPRGAVLDFYESAYRAGASRAGWPIDDLSCHRGATDPVLVALPAGETQAEHDRILRAEHDLAVASDWFPTAGGGAAR, via the coding sequence ATGACCGAGCTGTTCCCCGAGCTCCGCTACGCGGACTGGCGGCCGACCCGGGAGACGGTGCACCGCTTCCTGCAGATCGTCGGCAAGGTCCGGCTGGCGGCCAGCCCGCGCCGCAACCACTGGTGGAACGTGCCCCTGCACCTCACCGGGCGCGGCCTGACGACCCGGCCGATGAGCGTCGACGGGGTCCGGGCCTTCGCGATCGACCTCGACCTGCTCGACCACCGGCTCGACCTGAGCACCGCCGACGGCGGGCGGTGGTCCTTCCCGCTCGCGGGCCGCTCGGTCGCCGCGTTCCACGCCGACCTCACGGCCGGGCTCGCCGCGCTCGGCCTCCCCGTCGTGATCGCCGACCCCCGTCCGTTCGACCTCCCCGACGCCGCGCGTCCGTTCGCCGCGGACACCGAGCACGCGACCTACGACCCGGAGGCCGTCACCCGGTACTGGCGCATCCTCGGCCAGGTCAATCTGCTCCTCGAGGAGTTCGCCGGGCGCTACAGCGGCAAGACCAGCCCGGTCCACCACTTCTGGCACACCTTCGACATCGCACTCACCCGGTTCTCCGACCGGGTGGTCGAGCACGGCGCCGACACCGACCCGGTGACGCGGGAGGCGTACTCACGGGAGGTGGTCAGCTTCGGGTTCTGGTTCGGCGACCCCGTCACCCCCGAGCCGGCGTTCTACTCGTACACCGCGCCCGAACCCGCCGGGATCACCGATGCGCCGCTCGTCCCGCCCGCGGCGCGGTGGCAGGAGCAGAACGGCGCGCACCTCGCGGTCCTGACCTACGCCGACGCCCGCGCGGCAGCCGACCCGCGCGGGGCGGTCCTCGACTTCTACGAGAGCGCCTACCGCGCCGGCGCGTCCCGGGCGGGGTGGCCGATCGACGACCTGTCCTGCCACCGCGGGGCGACCGACCCGGTGCTCGTGGCCCTGCCGGCGGGCGAGACGCAGGCCGAGCACGACCGGATCCTCCGGGCCGAGCACGATCTCGCCGTCGCCTCGGACTGGTTCCCGACGGCGGGTGGGGGCGCCGCGCGCTGA
- a CDS encoding DUF3054 domain-containing protein → MRSRALALVDVLAVLVFAAIGRRSHEEDLAIVGIAEVAAPFVLGALVGALVSRSWRDPLSWRSGVSVWLGAVVVGMLLRWAFVDTPPLSFVIVATVSLAVLVLGWRGVVRAVTAVRGRRRHQDA, encoded by the coding sequence GTGCGTAGCCGTGCCCTCGCCCTCGTCGACGTCCTCGCCGTGCTGGTGTTCGCCGCGATCGGACGGCGCTCGCACGAGGAGGACCTGGCGATCGTCGGCATCGCGGAGGTCGCCGCGCCGTTCGTCCTCGGCGCCCTGGTCGGCGCCCTCGTGAGCCGTTCCTGGCGTGACCCCCTGTCGTGGCGCTCCGGTGTGAGCGTCTGGCTCGGGGCCGTCGTCGTCGGGATGCTCCTGCGCTGGGCGTTCGTGGACACCCCGCCGCTGAGCTTCGTCATCGTCGCGACCGTCTCGCTCGCCGTGCTCGTCCTCGGCTGGCGCGGGGTGGTGCGCGCCGTCACGGCGGTGCGGGGGAGGCGTCGGCACCAGGACGCCTAG
- a CDS encoding MBL fold metallo-hydrolase — protein sequence MRRSPRAVVVGLGAPLALGVAGFGLHVRRNMGAWPSALRRIAAASPHAPGGTFANREPGLPRPDLTARQIATMLLRRRERGMPSGPVPLDVPDTTSGRAPLAATWFGHTSVLLEIDGRRVLTDPLWSRRTSPVPGFGPRRLHEPPVALTALGEVDVVLVSHDHYDHLDRPTVVALARRTAATFVVPLGVGAHLRTWGVASDRIVERDWNEAAVLTGLTFTCLEARHFSGRGFRRNTTQWAAWKVAGPTRAVYVAGDTGASAVHARTGAEHGPFDLTLVPVGAYAELWPDIHTTPEEAVAAHVALRGSTMLPVHWATFALGFHGWAEPAERTVRAAEADGVGLALPRPGQRLELSRPDAGRGSPWWRETPGGGAPASD from the coding sequence GTGCGTCGCTCCCCCCGCGCGGTCGTGGTCGGTCTCGGTGCCCCGCTCGCCCTCGGCGTGGCCGGGTTCGGCCTCCACGTCCGCCGGAACATGGGGGCGTGGCCGTCGGCGCTGCGCCGGATCGCGGCGGCCTCGCCGCACGCGCCCGGGGGCACCTTCGCCAACCGCGAGCCGGGCCTGCCACGACCGGACCTGACGGCGCGTCAGATCGCGACGATGCTGCTGCGCCGCCGGGAGCGGGGGATGCCGTCGGGCCCGGTCCCGCTCGACGTCCCGGACACGACGTCCGGGCGCGCCCCGCTCGCCGCGACCTGGTTCGGGCACACGAGTGTGCTCCTCGAGATCGACGGACGGCGGGTCCTCACCGACCCGCTGTGGTCGCGGCGCACGTCGCCCGTCCCCGGCTTCGGGCCGCGCCGCCTGCACGAGCCGCCGGTCGCCTTGACGGCGCTGGGCGAGGTCGACGTCGTCCTGGTCAGTCACGACCACTACGACCACCTCGACCGCCCGACGGTCGTCGCGCTGGCCCGCCGCACCGCCGCGACCTTCGTCGTGCCGCTCGGGGTCGGTGCCCACCTGCGGACCTGGGGTGTCGCGTCGGACCGCATCGTCGAGCGGGACTGGAACGAGGCCGCGGTGCTCACCGGGCTGACGTTCACCTGCCTGGAGGCCCGGCACTTCTCCGGCCGCGGGTTCCGGCGCAACACCACGCAGTGGGCCGCGTGGAAGGTGGCCGGTCCGACGCGCGCCGTGTACGTCGCGGGGGACACCGGGGCGAGCGCCGTGCACGCCCGGACCGGCGCCGAGCACGGCCCGTTCGACCTCACCCTCGTCCCGGTCGGGGCGTACGCCGAGCTGTGGCCGGACATCCACACGACCCCCGAGGAGGCCGTCGCGGCCCACGTCGCGCTGCGGGGCTCGACGATGCTGCCGGTGCACTGGGCGACCTTCGCCCTCGGCTTCCACGGCTGGGCCGAGCCGGCGGAGCGCACGGTGCGCGCGGCGGAGGCCGACGGCGTCGGGCTCGCGCTGCCACGCCCCGGGCAGCGCCTCGAGCTCTCCCGTCCCGACGCCGGGCGTGGGTCGCCCTGGTGGCGCGAGACTCCCGGGGGAGGTGCCCCGGCGTCCGACTGA
- a CDS encoding pyridoxamine 5'-phosphate oxidase family protein yields MSTMDARTVTETLAHPVAQELLFSDVPARLSYVGLDGDPRVVPTAFWWNGTAIVITTVVHSAKVAAITAHPRVALAVDRPGMPPRSLLIRGRAEIEIVDGVRDEFVAASRKITPAEAMPAWEAGVRALYRQTAVLTIRPDHVVLHDFETTIPKAVSDLVAQRGDPR; encoded by the coding sequence ATGAGCACCATGGACGCCCGCACCGTCACCGAGACCCTCGCGCACCCCGTCGCCCAGGAGCTGCTGTTCTCCGACGTCCCCGCCCGCCTGTCCTACGTCGGCCTCGACGGCGACCCGCGCGTGGTGCCGACGGCGTTCTGGTGGAACGGCACCGCGATCGTGATCACCACCGTCGTGCACTCGGCCAAGGTCGCCGCGATCACGGCCCACCCGCGGGTCGCCCTCGCCGTCGACCGGCCGGGCATGCCGCCGCGCTCCCTGCTGATCCGCGGCCGGGCGGAGATCGAGATCGTCGACGGGGTGCGGGACGAGTTCGTGGCCGCGTCCCGCAAGATCACGCCGGCCGAGGCGATGCCGGCCTGGGAGGCCGGGGTGCGGGCGCTCTACCGGCAGACGGCGGTCCTGACGATCAGGCCCGACCACGTCGTGCTGCACGACTTCGAGACCACGATCCCGAAGGCGGTCTCCGACCTCGTCGCGCAGCGGGGCGACCCCCGCTGA
- a CDS encoding dihydrofolate reductase family protein, which yields MRPHVLASCAVSLDGFLDDATPQRRILSGPADLDRVDQERAGVDAILVGAGTVRADDPRLLVRAPERRAARVARGLPPSPLRVVLTTGAIDPSARVQAEPGAETITLAGSPGEVLDALGAQGVVRLMIEGGAAVLREFLTAGLVDELQLVLAPQLVGDGPRFTGGGRAPHLVETRTIGGDVLLRHRFGEADDRHLAEACLLAEHCPPSATAFSVGCVVVADDGTVLGAGWSRRDHPLDHAEEGVLRALGNDPRLRRATLYSSLEPCGERASRPDPCAALIARAGIPRVVHAWSEPPDFVTAPSGSAQLEAVGVEVMQLPRWEPLAIRCATRR from the coding sequence GTGAGGCCGCACGTCCTCGCGAGCTGCGCCGTCTCGCTCGACGGGTTCCTCGACGATGCGACCCCGCAGCGCCGCATCCTGTCCGGTCCCGCCGATCTCGACCGGGTCGACCAGGAGCGGGCGGGGGTCGACGCGATCCTGGTCGGGGCGGGCACCGTCCGCGCGGACGACCCGCGGCTGCTGGTCCGCGCCCCGGAGCGCCGGGCGGCCCGGGTCGCCCGCGGGCTCCCGCCGAGTCCGCTGCGGGTGGTCCTGACGACGGGTGCGATCGACCCGTCCGCCCGCGTCCAGGCCGAGCCCGGGGCCGAGACCATCACGCTCGCCGGCAGCCCCGGTGAGGTGCTCGACGCGCTCGGGGCACAGGGTGTGGTGCGGCTGATGATCGAGGGCGGCGCGGCGGTGCTGCGCGAGTTCCTGACGGCGGGTCTGGTCGACGAGCTGCAGCTGGTCCTGGCCCCGCAGCTGGTGGGCGACGGTCCGCGGTTCACCGGCGGCGGCCGGGCCCCGCACCTGGTGGAGACCCGCACGATCGGTGGCGACGTCCTGCTGCGCCACCGCTTCGGCGAGGCCGACGACCGGCACCTGGCCGAGGCGTGTCTGCTCGCTGAGCACTGCCCGCCGTCGGCGACCGCGTTCAGCGTGGGGTGCGTGGTGGTCGCCGACGACGGCACGGTGCTCGGTGCCGGGTGGTCGCGGCGGGATCATCCGCTCGACCACGCCGAGGAGGGGGTGCTGCGGGCGTTGGGCAACGACCCGCGGCTGCGTCGGGCCACGCTGTACAGCTCCTTGGAGCCGTGCGGGGAGCGGGCGTCGCGGCCCGACCCGTGCGCCGCCCTGATCGCCCGCGCCGGGATCCCGCGGGTGGTCCACGCGTGGAGCGAGCCGCCGGACTTCGTCACCGCGCCGAGCGGGAGCGCCCAGCTCGAGGCGGTCGGTGTCGAGGTCATGCAGCTCCCGCGGTGGGAGCCGCTGGCGATCAGGTGCGCTACGCGCAGGTGA
- a CDS encoding GNAT family N-acetyltransferase, which translates to MTVAVGKPTVRPAGVEDLPAVELHMRAMLVELGGHDPRFHTDVDDLAAAYLGQPDRVLLVSYAEDGTVAGTASVRPGGPQAEYVPEWLAARYASASVGQICRVWVAPSARRGGYGRTLAQAAVDWAVDRFDVVCLHTNASVPGALAFWRAFPGLVEVYDARPDPWSTVHFEVASPGEH; encoded by the coding sequence ATGACCGTCGCCGTCGGGAAGCCGACCGTGCGCCCCGCCGGGGTCGAGGACCTGCCCGCCGTCGAGCTGCACATGCGCGCGATGCTCGTGGAGCTCGGCGGGCACGACCCGCGGTTCCACACCGACGTGGACGACCTCGCCGCCGCGTACCTCGGTCAGCCCGACCGGGTGCTGCTCGTGTCCTACGCCGAGGACGGGACGGTGGCCGGCACCGCGTCGGTGCGGCCCGGTGGGCCCCAGGCCGAGTACGTCCCGGAGTGGCTGGCGGCGCGCTACGCGTCGGCCTCGGTCGGCCAGATCTGCCGGGTGTGGGTGGCGCCGTCGGCCCGGCGCGGCGGGTACGGGCGGACCCTCGCGCAGGCCGCCGTGGACTGGGCGGTGGACCGCTTCGACGTCGTCTGCCTGCACACGAACGCCTCCGTGCCGGGCGCGCTCGCCTTCTGGCGGGCCTTCCCCGGGCTCGTCGAGGTGTACGACGCCCGGCCGGACCCGTGGTCGACGGTGCACTTCGAGGTGGCTTCGCCAGGTGAGCACTAA
- a CDS encoding SAM-dependent methyltransferase, producing MAEGPWPDELDLSRPNGARVYDHLLGGAHNFEVDRDHARRLLAANPDQQFGAHANRSFLRRVVQWCLARGVRQFLDLGSGIPTVGNVHEIALAPDPSVRVAYVDCDPIAVAHSASIVADLDTVTVTRADLTDAAGVLGADSVAGLLAFDEPVAVLAVACLHFVIGDAERFMSVYRDRLAPGSVLAISHGSDDVEDPDHAARMRAVADSFADTASPVTLRSRAEVRGLLGDFTVADPGVVDITDWPQAGLAPRAAATWAAVGVKGG from the coding sequence ATGGCGGAGGGACCCTGGCCGGACGAGCTCGATCTCAGCCGTCCCAACGGGGCGCGGGTCTACGACCACCTCCTCGGCGGGGCGCACAACTTCGAGGTCGACCGGGACCACGCCCGGCGGCTCCTCGCCGCGAACCCCGACCAGCAGTTCGGGGCGCACGCGAACCGGTCGTTCCTGCGCCGCGTGGTGCAGTGGTGTCTCGCCCGCGGGGTGCGGCAGTTCCTCGACCTGGGCTCGGGCATCCCCACCGTCGGCAACGTGCACGAGATCGCGCTCGCCCCGGACCCGTCCGTGCGCGTCGCCTACGTCGACTGCGACCCGATCGCCGTCGCGCACAGCGCGAGCATCGTCGCCGACCTGGACACCGTCACCGTGACCCGTGCCGACCTCACCGACGCCGCCGGCGTGCTCGGCGCGGACTCCGTCGCCGGGCTGCTGGCCTTCGACGAGCCCGTCGCCGTGCTCGCGGTCGCGTGCCTGCACTTCGTCATCGGCGACGCGGAGCGCTTCATGTCCGTCTACCGCGACCGGCTCGCGCCGGGCAGCGTCCTCGCGATCAGCCACGGCAGCGACGACGTCGAGGACCCCGACCACGCGGCCCGCATGCGGGCCGTGGCGGACAGCTTCGCCGACACCGCGTCGCCGGTGACGTTGCGCTCCCGCGCCGAGGTCCGGGGGCTGCTCGGCGACTTCACGGTGGCCGACCCCGGCGTCGTCGACATCACCGACTGGCCGCAGGCGGGCCTGGCGCCCCGCGCGGCCGCCACCTGGGCCGCGGTCGGGGTGAAGGGCGGCTAG
- a CDS encoding UBP-type zinc finger domain-containing protein — MSRVDETPSEIDPAAAPSGAGCLECDRNGGWWFHLRRCAACGHVGCCDSSPSQHATRHAREAGHPILTSYEPGEYWFYDDRTGAAGEGPDLADPRHHPTEQTVPGPADRVPRDWTSQLN; from the coding sequence ATGTCGCGCGTGGACGAGACCCCGAGCGAGATCGACCCCGCCGCCGCCCCGTCCGGCGCGGGCTGCCTGGAGTGCGACCGGAACGGCGGCTGGTGGTTCCACCTCCGGCGCTGCGCCGCGTGCGGTCACGTCGGCTGCTGCGACTCCTCGCCGTCGCAGCACGCCACCCGGCACGCCCGCGAGGCGGGCCACCCGATCCTCACCAGCTACGAGCCCGGCGAGTACTGGTTCTACGACGACCGGACCGGTGCCGCCGGCGAGGGTCCCGACCTGGCGGACCCGCGGCACCACCCCACGGAGCAGACCGTGCCCGGCCCGGCCGACCGCGTCCCGCGGGACTGGACGTCGCAGCTGAACTGA
- a CDS encoding GNAT family N-acetyltransferase, which produces MLRTAGARLLDDRDRSRVRGVLDADPVATCMVASRVETVGVEPWRLGGELWGVGGRLDGLCFSGANLVPLRGERAAVRAFAERARRNRRTCSSLVGRRELVLPLWEELSEHWGEAREVRPDQPLMATDSNPSIIPDREVRQARPDDMERYLPAAIAMFLEEVGVDPRVGDGGAGYRARVSELISSGRAFVRFEQGEVVFKAEVGALSTRVGQIQGVWVHPDWRGRGLGQAGTAAVVDHLVRAGRIASLYVNAFNTPARAAYARVGFQQVASFATVLF; this is translated from the coding sequence GTGCTCCGTACCGCCGGTGCGCGGCTCCTCGACGACCGTGACCGGTCGAGGGTGCGCGGTGTGCTCGACGCTGACCCGGTCGCGACCTGCATGGTCGCGTCGCGGGTCGAGACGGTCGGTGTCGAACCCTGGCGCCTCGGCGGTGAGCTGTGGGGCGTGGGTGGCCGCCTGGACGGGTTGTGCTTCTCCGGGGCCAACCTGGTGCCGCTGCGTGGTGAGCGCGCCGCCGTCCGCGCCTTCGCCGAACGTGCACGGCGCAACCGACGCACGTGCTCCTCGCTCGTCGGACGCCGTGAACTGGTGCTGCCGCTGTGGGAGGAGCTGTCCGAGCACTGGGGCGAGGCCCGCGAGGTGCGGCCCGACCAGCCGTTGATGGCCACCGACTCGAACCCGTCGATCATCCCCGACCGCGAGGTCCGGCAGGCGCGCCCCGACGACATGGAGCGCTACCTCCCGGCGGCGATCGCGATGTTCCTCGAGGAGGTCGGGGTCGACCCGCGGGTCGGCGACGGCGGGGCGGGCTACCGCGCCCGCGTCTCGGAGCTGATCTCCTCCGGACGCGCGTTCGTGCGCTTCGAGCAGGGCGAGGTCGTGTTCAAGGCCGAGGTGGGCGCCCTCTCCACGCGGGTCGGCCAGATCCAGGGCGTCTGGGTGCACCCCGACTGGCGCGGCCGTGGTCTCGGCCAAGCCGGCACCGCGGCGGTCGTCGACCACCTCGTCCGGGCCGGCCGGATCGCGTCGCTCTACGTGAACGCGTTCAACACCCCGGCCCGGGCCGCCTACGCCCGCGTGGGGTTCCAGCAGGTCGCGAGCTTCGCCACCGTCCTGTTCTGA
- the map gene encoding type I methionyl aminopeptidase, which yields MPVRAPLRPGQQTPLRPVPSSITRPEYVGKPAPARSTDPWVQDPEIIEKMRHASRIAAQSLQLGGEAVRPGVTTDEVDRVVHEFLVDHGAYPSTLGYRNFPKSCCTSLNEVICHGIPDSTVIEDGDIVNIDVTAYIDGVHGDTNATFLAGDVSEEDRLLVERTHEATMRAIKAVKPGRELNVVGRVIEAYANRFGYGVVRDFTGHGIGRAFHSGLVVVHYDDPSRHEMLEPGMTFTIEPMITLGSIDYDIWDDGWTVTTKDKSRTAQFEHTILVTDTGSEILTLP from the coding sequence ATGCCGGTGCGTGCCCCTCTGCGCCCCGGGCAGCAGACGCCTCTGCGCCCGGTGCCGTCGTCCATCACGAGGCCCGAGTACGTCGGGAAGCCCGCTCCCGCGCGCTCGACCGACCCGTGGGTGCAGGACCCCGAGATCATCGAGAAGATGCGGCACGCGAGCCGGATCGCGGCGCAGTCGCTGCAGCTCGGCGGCGAGGCCGTGCGGCCCGGCGTGACCACCGACGAGGTCGACCGGGTGGTCCACGAGTTCCTCGTCGACCACGGCGCGTACCCGTCGACGCTCGGGTACCGGAACTTCCCGAAGTCGTGCTGCACCTCGCTCAACGAGGTCATCTGCCACGGCATCCCCGACTCGACGGTGATCGAGGACGGCGACATCGTCAACATCGACGTCACCGCCTACATCGACGGCGTGCACGGCGACACGAACGCGACCTTCCTCGCGGGCGACGTCTCCGAGGAGGACCGCCTCCTCGTCGAGCGCACCCACGAGGCGACGATGCGTGCGATCAAGGCCGTGAAGCCGGGTCGCGAGCTCAACGTGGTCGGGCGGGTCATCGAGGCCTACGCCAACCGCTTCGGCTACGGCGTGGTCCGCGACTTCACGGGCCACGGCATCGGCCGGGCATTCCACAGCGGCCTCGTGGTGGTGCACTACGACGACCCGTCGCGCCACGAGATGCTCGAGCCCGGCATGACGTTCACGATCGAGCCGATGATCACCCTCGGCTCGATCGACTACGACATCTGGGACGACGGCTGGACGGTGACGACGAAGGACAAGTCGCGCACCGCCCAGTTCGAGCACACCATCCTGGTCACCGACACGGGCAGCGAGATCCTGACGCTGCCGTGA
- the rpe gene encoding ribulose-phosphate 3-epimerase, whose protein sequence is MPHPQIVASVLGADYSRLGGEVLDLVAAGVDRIQWDVMDGHFVPNLTFGADVIAACRSYTEVPFEAHLMVADPDAVLSDFVEAGCETIIVHVETCPHLHRTLSRIRELGARAGVAVNPASSLEFVPYVLEQLDHLLIMTVNPGFGGQDYIGAMEAKVSQARGLVRDSGRAIRIEVDGGISVDTAAAARTSGAELLVAGSALLTHPAGKRAAVEDLQRVLAESSPAP, encoded by the coding sequence GTGCCCCATCCCCAGATCGTCGCCTCGGTCCTGGGTGCCGACTACTCGCGCCTCGGTGGTGAGGTCCTCGACCTCGTGGCGGCCGGTGTCGACCGCATCCAGTGGGACGTCATGGACGGGCACTTCGTCCCGAACCTGACGTTCGGCGCCGACGTGATCGCTGCCTGTCGGTCGTACACCGAGGTGCCCTTCGAGGCGCACCTCATGGTGGCCGACCCGGATGCGGTGCTGTCCGACTTCGTCGAGGCGGGGTGCGAGACGATCATCGTCCACGTCGAGACGTGCCCGCACCTGCATCGCACGCTGTCGAGGATCCGGGAGCTCGGCGCGCGGGCGGGCGTCGCGGTGAATCCCGCGAGCTCCCTCGAGTTCGTCCCGTACGTCCTCGAGCAGCTCGATCACCTCCTGATCATGACGGTCAATCCCGGCTTCGGGGGCCAGGACTACATCGGGGCGATGGAGGCCAAGGTCTCGCAGGCCCGCGGACTCGTGCGCGATTCCGGCCGGGCGATCCGGATCGAGGTGGACGGGGGGATCTCCGTGGACACCGCGGCGGCGGCGCGCACCTCCGGCGCGGAGCTCCTCGTCGCCGGCTCCGCCCTGCTCACCCACCCGGCCGGCAAACGAGCGGCCGTCGAGGACCTCCAGCGTGTCCTGGCGGAGTCGTCGCCCGCGCCGTGA
- a CDS encoding response regulator, which produces MAAVARSPATGPLRVVLVDDHEMVLAGLQQMLAPFLDRVRVVGSASDVADALEVVVSMQPDLVLADVRLAGESGLDLCRRLGERAPGRRVVLLSVYDDEQYVFQALRAGAAGYLLKSIRGEELVSQLELAAAGTTVIDATMAGRVVTSAARLERDEFWPGAHLGLTHRESEVLALLVAGCSNRAIASRLVIGEETVKTHVRAVLRKLGVADRTAAVAAALREGMFR; this is translated from the coding sequence ATGGCCGCCGTCGCTCGATCCCCTGCGACGGGGCCCCTCCGGGTGGTCCTGGTCGACGATCACGAGATGGTCCTGGCCGGATTGCAGCAGATGCTCGCGCCGTTCCTCGACCGGGTCCGGGTCGTCGGGTCCGCGTCCGACGTGGCGGACGCGCTCGAGGTCGTCGTCTCGATGCAGCCCGATCTCGTACTCGCCGACGTGCGCCTGGCCGGCGAGAGCGGCCTCGACCTGTGTCGTCGGCTCGGCGAGCGGGCGCCCGGTCGACGCGTCGTGCTGCTGTCGGTGTACGACGACGAGCAGTACGTCTTCCAGGCGCTGCGCGCGGGTGCGGCGGGCTACCTGCTCAAGAGCATCCGCGGCGAGGAGCTCGTCTCGCAGCTCGAGCTGGCGGCCGCCGGCACGACGGTCATCGACGCCACCATGGCGGGCCGTGTCGTGACCTCGGCGGCGCGGCTGGAGCGCGACGAGTTCTGGCCCGGCGCCCACCTCGGGCTCACCCACCGGGAGAGTGAGGTGCTCGCGCTGCTGGTCGCGGGGTGCAGCAACCGGGCCATCGCGTCCCGTCTGGTGATCGGCGAGGAGACCGTGAAGACCCACGTCCGTGCGGTGCTGCGCAAGCTCGGGGTCGCCGACCGCACGGCGGCCGTGGCGGCGGCGCTGCGGGAGGGGATGTTCCGGTGA